Proteins from one Cicer arietinum cultivar CDC Frontier isolate Library 1 chromosome 3, Cicar.CDCFrontier_v2.0, whole genome shotgun sequence genomic window:
- the LOC101489279 gene encoding uncharacterized protein has product MSYMEIRSSTFISNCFFLFLILSLPYFSRGGLEALDSEIYEIDYRGPETHSSMPPPDHSHDKPHYKSSTAATKAIMGVHATMKQKVKKVQG; this is encoded by the exons ATGTCATACATGGAGATCAGATCCTCCACCTTCATCAGCAATTGCTTCTTTCTCTTTCTGATACTAAGTCTCCCTTATTTTTCTAGAG GGGGATTGGAAGCATTGGATTCAGAGATTTATGAGATCGATTATAGAGGTCCGGAGACACACTCATCTATGCCTCCACCTGATCATTCCCATGACAAGCCTCATTACAAAAGCTCTACAGCTGCAACAAAAGCTATAATGGGTGTTCATGCTACTATGAAACAAAAG GTTAAGAAAGTCCAAGGATGA